The following proteins are encoded in a genomic region of candidate division WOR-3 bacterium:
- a CDS encoding MoxR family ATPase — MTTTNGVKAIQKIHEYVVKIEQELSKVIIGQKSVIEQVLISLFCNGHSLIIGVPGLAKTMLVNTIAQIVDLTFNRIQFTPDLMPSDITGTEVIEEDRTTGKRNFRFVKGPIFANVVLADEINRAPPKTQSALLQAMQEYKVTYGGQTYPLPIPFFVLATQNPIEQEGTYPLPEAQLDRFMFTINITYPSRKEEIEIVKTTTSAYKADLKKVINAADFTDLQQIIRRIPVSDELIERTVELVEMTRPENNNAPEMVKKYVAWGAGPRASQYLILGAKARAAMDGRFSPNLEDVRYVCHPVLRHRIITNFAAEAEGIKSDWIIDELLRNFL; from the coding sequence ATGACCACAACCAACGGCGTCAAGGCTATTCAAAAGATCCACGAATATGTAGTAAAAATAGAACAGGAACTCAGTAAGGTTATTATTGGACAAAAATCGGTCATTGAACAGGTTTTAATCTCTTTATTCTGTAATGGACATTCTTTGATAATCGGCGTACCGGGTCTAGCTAAGACAATGCTCGTAAACACCATTGCTCAGATCGTCGACCTTACTTTTAATCGTATCCAGTTTACACCGGATTTGATGCCTTCGGATATAACCGGAACCGAAGTAATTGAAGAAGACCGGACCACGGGAAAAAGGAATTTTCGCTTCGTCAAAGGACCTATATTTGCCAACGTAGTTCTGGCTGATGAGATAAATCGCGCTCCTCCCAAGACCCAGTCGGCTCTGTTACAAGCGATGCAGGAGTACAAAGTCACTTATGGTGGGCAGACTTATCCTCTACCGATACCTTTCTTTGTTCTTGCTACCCAAAATCCGATTGAACAAGAAGGAACTTATCCGTTACCCGAGGCACAACTTGACCGTTTTATGTTCACAATAAATATCACCTATCCCAGTCGGAAAGAAGAGATTGAGATTGTAAAGACCACCACCTCGGCATATAAAGCCGACTTGAAAAAAGTTATTAATGCGGCTGATTTTACTGATTTACAACAGATTATACGCCGGATACCGGTATCGGATGAATTGATTGAAAGAACTGTAGAGCTTGTTGAGATGACTCGTCCCGAAAACAATAATGCTCCAGAAATGGTAAAAAAATATGTTGCCTGGGGAGCAGGACCAAGGGCATCACAATACTTAATACTTGGGGCGAAGGCACGGGCAGCAATGGATGGCAGGTTTTCACCCAACCTTGAAGATGTGCGTTATGTATGCCATCCAGTCTTAAGACACCGGATAATTACAAATTTTGCTGCTGAAGCAGAAGGAATAAAATCCGATTGGATTATTGATGAACTGTTAAGGAATTTCTTGTAA